A single window of Nicotiana sylvestris chromosome 3, ASM39365v2, whole genome shotgun sequence DNA harbors:
- the LOC104212125 gene encoding protein PHOTOPERIOD-INDEPENDENT EARLY FLOWERING 1 isoform X1, with translation MASKGYKSKPDHEIRVRRQKGLEAPKEPRRPKTHWDHVLEEMVWLSKDFESERKWKLAQAKKVAIRASKGMLDQATRGEKRVKEEEQRLRKVALNISKDIKKFWLKIEKLVLYKHQLELDEKKKKALDKQLEFLLGQTERYSTMLAENLVSSPTTSKRTNSLSAPEALRIQLKEGSEGDVKNRAGENLQSHSTGSDIDDDFDVQSEDEMEDDEHTIEEDEAVITKEEREEELAALQNEMDLPLEELLKHYAVGEASRDCSPEKSGADVTVSSGEDSDKCRDDDVAIETNGGCSPAISGRRSVESNGVLSVPNNQYPDLGQNKLKIPPKKYQELDKVNLLGVFNDEQDDDDYVLALGENKECNMDDETTLLEEEELAKAEPNDAADEIALLQKESELPLDELLARYKEDYDSDENVGDDSESYASASTAQNVSELSQVNDGLSDVLPTTVAETEEREVESMDKTGEERQSENFSESPAKNESEPNQVNDGPNDLLPTTVTETEEKEVRSMDKTVEERQGEDFSESPAKNESEPSQVNDGPSDVLPATVTETEEKEVGSMDKTGEERQSDDIIADAAAAARSAQPTGNTFSTTKVRTKFPFLLKFPLREYQHIGLDWLVTMYEKKLNGILADEMGLGKTIMTIALLAHLACEKGIWGPHLIVVPTSVMLNWETEFLRWCPAFKILTYFGSAKERKIKRQGWLKPNSFHICITTYRLVIQDSKVFKRKKWKYLILDEAHLIKNWKSQRWQTLLNFNSKRRILLTGTPLQNDLMELWSLMHFLMPHIFQSHQEFKDWFCNPISGMVEGQEKVNKEVVDRLHNVLRPFILRRLKRDVEKQLPSKHEHVIYCKLSRRQRNLYEDFIASSETQATLASSNFFAMISVIMQLRKVCNHPDLFEGRPIVSSFDMSGIDMHLSSSICSILSHGIFSSINLGALGLLFTHLDFSMTSWESHDVQSIATPSSLIEGRVTQIHGEETSLVLKRNKKFHGTNIFEEIQKALVEERLREAKERAASVAWWNSIKCKRKPVYSTSLREIVTVKHPVHGIYCQKSNPLSYLYSSRLADLILSPVERFQKMVDQVETFMFAIPAARSPAPACWCSKPGTSVFFSPTFKERSSKVLSPLLTPFRPAIVRRQVYFPDRRLIQFDCGKLQELAGLLRRLKSGGHRALIFTQMTKMLDVLEAFINLYGYTYMRLDGSTLPEQRQTLMQRFNTNPKIFLFILSTRSGGVGINLVGADTVIFYDSDWNPAMDQQAQDRCHRIGQTREVHIYRLISESTIEENILKKANQKRALDDLVIQGGSYNTEFFKKLDPMELFSGHRTVSLKNIEGEKNSNVTEVQLSNADVEAALQNVEDEADYMALKKVEQEEAVDNQEFTEEAVGRLEEDELGNDDEMKADEPADHEVPVTTSGKELVAMSNASNPLKEQAITFAGKDDDIDMLADVKQMAAAAAAAGQAILSFESQLRPIDRYAVRFLELWDPIIDKTAIESQGHFEETEWELDRIEKLKEDMEAEIDDDEEPLVYERWDADFATEVYRQQVEALAQHQLMEELEAEAKEKELAEYENSMGHATASVPKSKSKKKAKKTKFKSLKKGGLASEPQALKDGSSIELLPIDDDVLSSEPVTTPDSAQERKRRLATGDEDVKSSKKSKKLKKSSEVSSLVMHSTYHGKRQVESKGLKQYDGGTMDAELRPISRSKMGGKISISPMPVKRVLTIKSEKPIRKGKTWYKDYFPSADSWLPQEDAVLCASVHEYGPHWSLVSDILYGMTAGGVYRGRYRHPILCCERFRELIQRYVLSTTDGVNDRSTNAGSIKGLLKVTEENVRLVLDIASEVPDHEPLVQKHFFALLSSVWKMSCRKSQTNAFSSSQNGFYHSGSLFTLFTPTMNLGSTNYATGPLEKRFSNLSICAKLVAAALSDQQSAQSDERVSICDQREEASFPAEQLDVTLEFGAEKDNKIIPLPSPVTVKIRGPETPLHPGMMIAEHQHFKSSLNVAENRFWAASSTESCLDWASLAFPVGDAKSRTPLTSQFLGKHKLSDSVKVSKSKSRKIPTESSDVGRTKDLVILPMPSASNDSCARADVGLSFLAESGHDFEDRTLFNLNSEFNLGSEDVFQHEYVPDFISGLDDWSVFPDFTDIG, from the exons ATGGCTTCTAAAGGGTACAAGTCTAAGCCGGACCATGAAATACGTGTCCGACGTCAAAAG GGTCTTGAAGCACCTAAAGAACCTCGACGACCTAAAACACACTGGGATCATGTTCTGGAAGAGATGGTCTGGTTGTCAAAG GACTTTGAATCAGAGAGAAAGTGGAAGTTGGCTCAGGCAAAGAAGGTTGCTATACGAGCTAGCAAGGGAATGCTTGATCAGGCGACACGGGGAGAAAAGAGAGTTAAG GAAGAAGAGCAACGTTTGCGAAAAGTTGCACTCAATATCTCAAAGGACATCAAAAAATTTTGGTTAAAAATAGAGAAGCTG GTTCTTTACAAGCATCAGTTGGAGTTggatgagaagaagaagaaagcactTGACAAGCAGCTAGAGTTCCTTCTTGGACAAACAGAAAG GTACTCAACAATGCTCGCAGAGAACCTTGTAAGTTCACCAACTACTAGCAAACGAACCAATTCTTTGTCTGCACCAGAAGCCTTGAGAATTCAATTAAAAGAAGGGAGTGAAGGGGATGTAAAGAATCGTGCAGGAGAAAATCTTC AATCTCATTCGACTGGTAGTGATATTGATGATGATTTTGACGTGCAGTCTGAAGACGAAATG GAAGATGACGAGCATACCATTGAAGAAGATGAGGCTGTTATAACtaaagaagaaagggaagaaGAGTTAGCTGCTTTACAAAATGAAATGGATCTACCTCTTGAGGAGCTTCTTAAGCATTATGCAGTTGGGGAAG CTAGCAGAGATTGTAGCCCAGAGAAGAGTGGTGCAGATGTTACGGTCAGTTCTGGCGAGGACAGTGATAAAT GTAGAGATGATGATGTTGCTATTGAGACCAACGGGGGCTGCTCACCTGCCATTTCTGGTCGTCGTTCT GTTGAAAGTAATGGCGTCTTATCAGTACCAAATAACCAGTATCCTGACCTAGGACAAAACAAGCTAAAAATTCCTCCAAAGAAGTATCAAGAGTTAGACAAAGTTAATTTGTTAGGTGTCTTTAATGATGAACAG GATGATGATGATTATGTCCTTGCTCTTGGTGAAAATAAAGAATGCAATATG GATGATGAAACAACTTTGTTAGAGGAGGAAGAATTGGCAAAGGCAGAGCCGAATGATGCTGCAGATGAG ATTGCACTGTTGCAAAAGGAGAGCGAACTTCCTTTAGATGAGCTCCTTGCTAGGTATAAAGAG GATTATGATAGTGATGAAAATGTGGGGGATGATTCTGAATCATATGCGTCTGCTTCAACAGCACAGAATGTATCTGAACTGAGTCAAGTAAATGATGGACTGAGTGATGTACTGCCCACTACAGTCGCTGAGAcagaagaaagggaagttgaaaGCATGGATAAAACAGGGGAAGAAAGGCAGAGTGAGAATTTTTCAGAATCACCAGCAAAAAATGAATCTGAACCCAATCAAGTAAATGATGGACCGAACGATTTACTGCCCACTACAGTCACCGAGACTGAAGAAAAGGAAGTTCGAAGCATGGATAAAACAGTGGAAGAAAGGCAGGGGGAGGATTTTTCAGAATCGCCAGCAAAAAATGAATCTGAACCCAGTCAAGTAAATGATGGACCGAGCGATGTACTGCCCGCTACGGTCACTGAGACAGAAGAAAAGGAAGTTGGAAGCATGGATAAAACAGGGGAAGAAAGGCAAAGTGATGATATAATTGCTGATGCAGCAGCTGCTGCCAGATCAGCACAACCAACAGGTAACACCTTCTCAACAACCAAAGTGCGGACTAAGTTCCCCTTCCTTCTAAAATTTCCCCTTCGTGAGTATCAACATATTGGTTTGGACTGGCTTGTAACCATGTATGAGAAGAAACTTAATGGGATCCTAGCAGATGAAATGGGTTTGGGGAAGACTATCATGACAATTGCTCTTCTTGCTCACCTAGCATGTGAAAAAGGAATATGGGGTCCTCATCTTATTGTTGTCCCAACTAGTGTCATGCTAAACTGGGAGACTGAGTTTCTTAGATGGTGTCCTGCTTTcaaaattttgacatattttgGCAGTGCAAAAGAGCGAAAGATTAAAAGGCAAGGTTGGTTGAAGCCAAACTCGTTTCATATATGTATCACAACTTACAGACTTGTTATACAGGACTCCAAAGTTTTCAAGCGTAAGAAGTGGAAGTACTTGATTTTAGATGAAGCTCATCTAATAAAGAATTGGAAATCGCAAAGATGGCAAACACTTCTCAATTTTAACTCAAAACGGCGTATTCTTTTGACTGGTACACCATTGCAGAATGATCTCATGGAGCTGTGGTCTCTAATGCATTTCTTGATGCCTCATATTTTTCAATCTCACCAGGAATTCAAAGATTGGTTCTGTAATCCTATATCTGGAATGGTTGAGGGACAAGAAAAGGTTAATAAGGAAGTTGTTGATCGCTTGCATAATGTCCTTCGTCCCTTTATTCTCCGCCGGTTGAAGAGGGATGTGGAGAAGCAGCTTCCTTCAAAACATGAGCACGTCATTTATTGTAAGCTATCAAGGAGGCAGCGTAACTTGTATGAAGACTTTATTGCCAGTTCGGAGACACAAGCTACTCTTGCTAGTTCAAATTTTTTTGCAATGATAAGTGTTATAATGCAACTTCGCAAAGTGTGCAATCACCCTGATTTATTTGAAGGACGTCCAATAGTGAGCTCCTTTGATATGAGTGGTATTGATATGCACTTGAGCTCTTCCATTTGCTCGATTCTGTCACATGGTATCTTTTCATCTATCAACCTTGGGGCTTTGGGGCTGTTGTTTACACATCTTGATTTTTCAATGACCTCTTGGGAGAGTCATGATGTTCAATCCATTGCTACCCCTTCAAGCTTGATTGAGGGTCGTGTGACTCAAATTCATGGTGAAGAAACTTCACTAGTACTTAAACGGAATAAGAAGTTTCATGGGACAAACATATTTGAAGAGATCCAAAAGGCACTCGTCGAGGAGAGGCTAAGAGAAGCAAAGGAGAGAGCGGCATCTGTTGCATGGTGGAATTCCATCAAGTGTAAGCGGAAACCTGTATATTCAACAAGTCTTCGGGAGATTGTTACTGTGAAACATCCTGTTCACGGTATTTACTGTCAGAAAAGTAATCCCTTGTCATACCTGTACTCCTCTAGGCTTGCAGACTTGATACTGTCGCCAGTTGAGAGATTCCAAAAAATGGTTGATCAGGTTGAGACTTTCATGTTTGCAATCCCTGCTGCACGTTCCCCAGCACCTGCTTGCTGGTGCAGTAAACCAGGTACTTCCGTATTTTTTAGTCCAACCTTTAAGGAGAGATCTTCTAAGGTTCTCTCTCCGCTTCTCACTCCTTTTCGCCCAGCCATTGTTAGAAGGCAAGTCTACTTTCCAGATAGGCGGCTCATACAATTTGACTGTGGAAAGCTGCAGGAGCTTGCAGGTTTGTTGAGGCGATTAAAATCAGGAGGTCACCGTGCACTAATTTTCACCCAAATGACAAAGATGCTTGATGTTTTAGAAGCTTTCATTAATTTGTATGGTTACACTTACATGCGTCTGGATGGTTCTACTCTGCCCGAACAGAGACAAACTTTGATGCAACGGTTCAACACAAATCCAaagattttcctttttattttatcaacCCGCAGTGGTGGAGTTGGCATCAACTTGGTGGGGGCAGACACAGTCATCTTTTATGATAGCGACTGGAATCCAGCTATGGATCAACAAGCTCAAGATCGCTGTCATAGAATAGGCCAGACCCGTGAAGTACATATTTATCGATTGATAAGTGAGAGTACCATTGAAGAGAATATTTTGAAAAAAGCAAACCAGAAGCGAGCTCTGGATGATTTGGTTATACAGGGTGGAAGTTACAACACTGAATTCTTCAAGAAACTGGATCCAATGGAATTGTTCTCAGGCCACAGAACAGTTTCCTTAAAGAACATTGAAGGAGAGAAGAATAGCAATGTTACTGAGGTTCAGCTCTCTAATGCTGACGTGGAGGCTGCTCTGCAAAATGTAGAAGATGAGGCGGATTACATGGCTCTGAAGAAAGTTGAACAGGAAGAGGCAGTAGACAATCAGGAGTTCACTGAAGAAGCAGTTGGTAGGTTGGAAGAAGATGAACTTGGTAATGATGATGAGATGAAGGCTGATGAGCCTGCTGATCATGAAGTCCCAGTTACAACATCAGGCAAAGAACTTGTGGCTATGTCAAATGCTAGTAATCCATTAAAAGAacaagcaattacttttgctggtaAAGATGATGACATTGACATGTTGGCCGATGTCAAACAGATGGCAGCAGCTGCTGCTGCTGCAGGACAAGCTATCTTGTCTTTCGAGAGTCAGTTGCGTCCAATTGATCGATATGCTGTACGTTTTCTGGAGTTATGGGACCCTATCATAGACAAGACAGCTATTGAATCACAAGGTCATTTTGAAGAAACTGAATGGGAATTGGATAGAATTGAGAAATTGAAGGAAGATATGGAAGcagagattgatgatgatgaagaaccTTTAGTTTACGAAA GATGGGATGCTGATTTTGCGACTGAGGTATACAGACAGCAGGTGGAGGCTTTGGCTCAACATCAG TTGATGGAGGAACTTGAAGCTGAAGCTAAAGAGAAGGAGCTTGCAGAATATGAGAACTCGATGGG GCATGCTACAGCTTCTGTTCCAAAATCCAAGTCAAAGAAGAAGGCAAAGAAAACAAAGTTCAAATCTTTGAAGAAAGGAGGTCTAGCTTCTGAACCTCAAGCTTTAAAGGACGGGTCTTCGATAGAGTTGTTGCCCATAGATGATGATGTTCTATCTAGTGAGCCAGTTACAACGCCTGATTCTGCTCAAGAGAGAAAGCGTAGACTAGCAACGGGTGATGAGGATGTGAAGAGCTCGAAGAAGTctaaaaaattgaagaagtcctCTGAGGTATCTTCGCTGGTAATGCATTCAACTTACCATGGAAAGCGGCAGGTTGAATCTAAAGGATTGAAGCAGTATGATGGTGGCACCATGGATGCCGAACTCAGACCAATAAGCAGAAGCAAGATGGGAGGGAAAATCTCAATCAGTCCGATGCCTGTAAAGCGAGTTCTTACTATTAAATCAGAAAAGCCGATTAGGAAAGGTAAAACGTGGTATAAAGATTATTTTCCATCCGCTGATTCATGGTTGCCACAAGAGGACGCTGTACTTTGTGCTTCTGTTCATGAGTATGGTCCTCACTGGAGCTTGGTGAGTGATATCTTGTATGGAATGACTGCTGGCGGAGTTTATAGAGGAAGATATCGTCACCCTATTCTTTGTTGCGAAAGGTTTAGGGAACTTATACAGAGATATGTGTTATCTACGACAGACGGTGTAAATGATAGATCCACTAATGCTGGATCGATAAAAGGTCTTCTCAAAGTGACTGAG GAAAATGTCCGTCTGGTGTTAGATATTGCATCAGAGGTTCCAGATCATGAGCCTCTTGTTCAAAAGCATTTCTTTGCCCTTCTTTCCTCTGTGTGGAAGATGTCATGCCGGAAAAGCCAGACAAATGCGTTCTCATCTTCCCAGAATGGCTTCTATCATTCTGGAAGTTTGTTTACACTGTTTACACCAACTatgaaccttggttccacgaatTACGCAACAGGACCACTGGAAAAGAGATTTTCTAATTTAAGTATATGTGCCAAGTTAGTAGCAGCTGCTCTCTCTGACCAGCAGAGTGCACAAAGTGATGAGAGAGTCTCCATTTGTGACCAGAGAGAAGAGGCTTCTTTTCCTGCTGAGCAGTTGGATGTTACACTGGAATTTGGGGCAGAGAAAGATAATAAGATAATTCCCTTGCCATCTCCTGTAACTGTCAAAATACGTGGTCCTGAAACCCCATTGCATCCAGGAATGATGATAGCTGAGCATCAACATTTCAAGTCTTCCCTGAATGTGGCTGAAAACCGGTTCTG